From a region of the Asterias amurensis chromosome 2, ASM3211899v1 genome:
- the LOC139954398 gene encoding uncharacterized protein isoform X3, translating to MTHENGSAQGLPMGSSHLSADEIKQAATQPGASAEDNLGVRTLATNKLPDSLNDGFQTRDGLSEDTDGKRPSSPDEVKSHQGSSVAETRSTITKDTESLASEPVVQQLMRKINQAANGNDGPKTSANYCNFPSGFQQRNYYEHSKKLTDFVDVTYNPRTRQFIFLDTRGITTWDKDGIEHTVSRSLSFPKYVNKFLRNIIYARKYNVYFCLAKDFSLKVLNKDFYETCNVASDLSSVMFLIFNPVKDELITGGVKGTKVWEFKQVTDQVWTEIKPMANYGLFLKRELTGIKGGWIRKVELELQLQHLYCCSDTDILCYNMEGKPLFRLNNAHKSQINGCKYSPQARMLITCSNDNDVKVWSMTGGHVHTFRGHSRSVTGIVLHPETSTLVLTSSMDGSVRMWSLDIMEPMYTLVISTDGIEWMGLTGEKYLWTATHHDLGVWHLNHVVQFYALARCRINSLQTAGCEGKTTRLVAVGEDSSVRLVSMKDQKSLSTVLPPPSISPLQQVLGVTYNRECSMVYLLISEEEIWVYTMRTDPACRTAVWDLNRLQDKINTRGPSALSRNGSAGASTSPRHRPASRGPASSQLGYTFPTHRATLQGRGLHQTTSPCTSIATVTSHVMYWAEEGFVCPLNDNFLVLGLKDGRILFMDPMLFGHRYCELQASKDSIFDMVFDKAHSTLIAKSHLRDNDVFQFWSLPGLELQHLVDVPRDVTGYSRLGSVFLTGHSDGSLILHHLKPVTSSMVYSIPDEGVVVKDRQRDHVAPIVAVDSCCGLQIFVSCSSDGAVKVWDTEKSLMTEIALEEPISAARFINSKGDLMLGYMNHLFFITHTKVLPTSAKTQFPEENFETESEIYEDPAVRYEGAAANPDPLDMEGYLVPFNLDYNERFRGGRSSLTASNASSDKSDEEDSDGDFSMAPTEMYISPSITPRRLSTVDLLTSGKDVSKEEMRSKVQALSLIKKRRSRSSKLNLIQREDVPLDFDMPQFGTSPGPSPTPSPPSSRSEYDVSEDESEAEDESDEDGEAMEEEADVKLTNKISLMEMQELQKKESKEIKAGVIRLSDLKQPDEEVSKYSMSKMKIDAKSLLKRVPVTIPKPLKLDRTSQPLMATVAEIKSTQDNLQKSSGQPRMKTPVKKKAKKGERVRVGDRAAAAAAAAAAAAAAAAKMSAAERQAEVSATSLSQAEPSRTSASKLTVSVDGGVTSKRSVVSSTSSASTPSPQTSDPSLKSKPNVAVPALPVVQKDSKSSSTEKKPAKPGEKQTKQKVTGKGSKKSILDDWKKPKAPQSATSETQADASDEETMRAVSAGTRDSERPVSSTHGADVATDIGEGITAMYKAASRMAIANKYNPLRAKSPGATTTTPSHTDRGAESDDNPQELTSDDPGDDGVMRDSDSSPMSRPNSSPFDSRLQSASSYHSTHSQRDRDSVTPNQNSGRRSQTNSPYDISGNDQGIVLDTPSRYQSQTPQNLVTPSPKPTGTPLHRPSKPSMSLPPRPTRPVDRDRAPRETRGEERQRENEIHIPTAVADDKIPFSTEMEGRLARPNTAEGRSSLQRPHTAAANLHVNFESDVLFDGHDTPIPRYLSCPGSPADFKALYRNDGLHFEDNWQEKMIVRHQILKQQKEQRAQSAADRRRLLELRKRQRRKALLGHHHCASDAANDASPQEVYVTRSDTSLHMMRKRCQSAPTGRVVPSSPPVQPRQAFGQQKEPDLSSERPYRFRLNRSAPPKPRIPTEDFFEEPGSILVKRPQSTKSIPSKTRRYVLVTKIQGDPETPLPTSLERQLLAERFPQTRHRLQMHPQESHKPSPSMELVNISCVGEGPFS from the exons ATGACCCATGAAAATGGGTCTGCCCAGGGACTACCGATGGGCAGTTCACATCTCAGTGCAGATGAGATTAAACAAGCTGCCACACAGCCTGGTGCCTCAGCCGAGGACAATCTAGGTGTGAGAACGTTAGCTACAAACAAGTTACCAGACAGCTTAAATGATGGATTCCAGACGAGGGATGGATTATCGGAAGACACTGATGGGAAGAGGCCAAGCTCCCCCGATGAGGTCAAATCTCACCAAGGCTCATCAGTAGCTGAGACTCGATCAACAATCACGAAAGACACAGAGAGTTTGGCTAGTGAGCCAGTTGTTCAACAGCTCATGAGGAAAATTAATCAGGCAGCAAATGGAAATGATGGTCCGAAGACTTCCGCAAACTACTGTAATTTCCCCAGTGGATTTCAGCAGAGGAACTATTACGAGCATAGCAAGAAATTGACAGATTTTGTTGATG tTACTTACAATCCACGAACCAGACAGTTCATCTTCTTGGATACAAGGGGAATCACTACATGGGATAAGGATGGTATTGAACATACTG TTAGTCGAAGCCTAAGCTTTCCCAAGTATGTCAACAAGTTTCTAAGGAATATTATATATGCCAGGAAGTATAATGTGTACTTCTGCCTTGCCAAAGACTTCTCTCTCAAG GTACTCAACAAGGATTTCTATGAGACGTGTAATGTAGCCTCCGATCTCAGTTCAGTCATGTTCCTCATCTTCAACCCAGTGAAAGATGAACTGATAACCGGTGGGGTCAAAGGAACAAAG GTCTGGGAGTTCAAGCAAGTGACTGACCAAGTGTGGACAGAGATCAAACCAATGGCCAACTATGGACTGTTTTTAAA GAGAGAGTTAACAGGAATCAAAGGAGGCTGGATCAGGAAGGTAGAGCTAGAATTACAGCTTCAACATCTGTACTGCTGCTCGGATACTGATATACTATGCTACAACATGGAAGGCAAACCTCTCTTTAGGCTTAACAA TGCACACAAATCGCAGATAAATGGCTGTAAATATTCACCGCAAGCAAGGATGCTGATCACATGTTCTAACGATAATGATG TCAAAGTGTGGAGTATGACTGGCGGGCATGTACACACATTCAGGGGTCATTCGCGGTCAGTCACAGGGATAGTACTCCACCCAGAGACGTCAACCCTTGTGCTGACGAGCTCCATGGACGGTTCCGTCAGAATGTGGTCACTAGACATCATGGAACCAATGTATAC GCTTGTTATATCAACGGACGGCATTGAGTGGATGGGCCTGACTGGAGAGAAGTACCTATGGACGGCTACACATCATGACCTTGGCGTATGGCATCTCAACCACGTGGTGCAGTTCTATGCGCTGGCACGCTGTCGTATTAACTCATTGCAGACTGCTGGCTGTGAAGGGAAGACGACCAGGCTAGTGGCAGTTGGAGAAGATAGCAG TGTACGTCTTGTATCCATGAAGGATCAGAAGAGTTTGTCTACTGTCCTGCCTCCTCCGTCAATCTCTCCTTTACAGCAGGTCCTTGGGGTCACATACAATAGAGAGTGCAGCATGGTGTACCTACTCATCAGTGAAGAGGAAATATGGGTTTATACAATGAG AACGGACCCAGCTTGTCGGACTGCTGTATGGGACTTAAATCGTCTTCAAGATAAGATCAACACTAGAGGGCCTTCTGCATTAAGCAGGAATGGATCAGCCGGCGCCTCGACATCCCCAAG acaTCGGCCAGCTTCAAGAGGGCCCGCCTCCAGTCAGTTAGGGTATACCTTCCCCACCCACCGAGCGACTCTTCAAGGTAGAGGGCTCCACCAGACCACCTCACCTTGTACCTCCATTGCTACTGTCACCTCTCATGTCATGTACTGGGCTGAAGAGGGCTTTGTATGCCCCTTGAATGATAACTTCCTTGTGCTTGGCCTCAAG GATGGGCGTATTCTGTTTATGGATCCAATGTTGTTTGGCCATCGATATTGTGAATTACAAgcaagcaaagattca ATCTTTGACATGGTATTTGATAAAGCTCACAGCACCCTGATAGCCAAGAGCCACCTTAGAGATAATGACGTCTTTCAGTTCTGGTCTCTGCCTGGTCTTGAGCTCCAACATTTGGTTGATGTTCCAAGGGATGTCACTGGCTACTCGAGACTA GGTTCTGTCTTTCTCACGGGTCATTCAGATGGAAGCCTGATCTTGCACCATTTAAAACCAGTTACGAGCTCAATGGTCTATTCCATTCCTGATGAGGGGGTGGTGGTGAAAGATAGACAGAGGGACCACGTTGCACCAATTGTTGCAGTCGACTCTTGTTGTGGCCTTCAGATCTTCGTGTCCTGCAG ttctgaTGGTGCAGTAAAGGTATGGGATACAGAGAAGTCCCTTATGACTGAGATTGCTCTGGAAGAACCGATAAGTGCCGCTAGATTCATCAACTCAAAGGGAGACCTGATGTTGGGATACATGAATCATCTCTTTTTTATCACTCATACGAAGG TTTTACCGACTTCAGCCAAGACCCAGTTCCCTGAAGAAAACTTTGAAACAG aatCTGAGATTTATGAGGATCCAGCTGTGCGCTATGAAGGAGCCGCGGCTAACCCAGACCCTCTGGACATGGAGGGATATTTG GTTCCTTTTAATTTGGATTATAATGAGAGATTCAGAGGAGGCCGATCATCGCTGACTGCATCTAATGCCTCATCCGACAAG TCTGATGAGGAAGATTCTGATGGTGATTTCTCTATGGCTCCTACTGAGATGTACATATCCCCAAGTATTACCCCAAGACGTCTCTCAACAGTTGACCTCTTGACCTCTGGGAAAGATGTCAGCAAGGAGGAGATGAGGAGCAAAGTTCAAG CTCTGTCTTTAATCAAAAAGCGTCGGAGTAGATCCAGCAAGTTGAATCTTATTCAGAGGGAGGATGTTCCACTGGACTTTGATATGCCTCAGTTTGGGACCTCACCAGGCCCGTCACCTACCCCATCACCACCTTCATCCCGCAGTGAATATGACGTCTCAGAG GATGAGAGTGAGGCTGAAGATGAATCTGATGAGGATGGGGAAGCTATGGAGGAGGAGGCAGACGTCAAACTAACCAACAAGATATCAC TTATGGAAATGCAAGAGTTGCAGAAGAAAGAATCCAAGGAGATTAAAGCTGGGGTCATTCGACTCTCTGACCTGAAACAGCCCGACGAGGAAGTGTCTAAGTACAGCATGTCTAAGATGAAGATTGACGCTAAGTCACTGCTGAAGAGGGTACCAGTGACTATACCCAAGCCATTGAAGCTTGACAGGACTTCCCAG CCCCTCATGGCAACAGTTGCGGAAATTAAGAGCACACAAGACAATTTGCAG AAATCCTCGGGCCAACCTCGCATGAAAACACCCGTCAAGAAGAAGGCCAAGAAAGGGGAGAGAGTACGCGTTGGTGACagggctgctgctgctgctgctgctgctgctgctgctgctgctgctgctgccaaGATGTCTGCTGCTGAACGTCAGGCCGAGGTTTCTGCTACATCCCTAAGCCAAGCTGAACCATCGAGGACATCCGCTTCCAAACTGACTGTATCTGTTGACGGTGGTGTCACATCAAAG AGAAGTGTCGTGTCTTCAACATCTTCAGCTTCCACGCCTAGTCCCCAAACATCTGATCCGTCCTTAAAGTCCAAACCAAACGTTGCCGTCCCTGCTCTTCCAGTAGTCCAGAAGGACTCCAAGTCGTCATCTACTGAGAAGAAACCAGCGAAGCCTGGAGAGAAACAAACGAAGCAGAAAGTAACGGGGAAAGGCAGCAAGAAGTCCATTCTGGATGATTGGAAGAAACCCAAGGCTCCTCAGTCAGCTACCTCAGAG acCCAGGCAGATGCCTCTGATGAGGAGACTATGAGAGCTGTTTCTGCAGGGACAAGAGACAGTGAGAGACCCGTGTCTTCTACCCATGGTGCTGACGTAGCCACAGATATAGGAGAAG GCATCACCGCTATGTACAAAGCTGCTTCACGAATGGCTATAGCTAATAAGTACAACCCTCTGAGAGCTAAAAGCCCTggggcaacaacaacaacccccTCCCATACAGATCGTGGGGCAGAGAGTGACGATAACCCCCAGGAGCTTACCTCCGACGATCCTGGTGACGATGGGGTCATGAGAGACTCAGATTCCTCTCCTATGTCGAGGCCAAACAGCAGCCCGTTCGACAGCAGGTTGCAGTCGGCGAGCTCTTATCATTCCACTCACAGCCAGAGAGACAGAGACTCTGTGACCCCGAATCAGAATAGTGGGCGACGGTCTCAGACCAACAGCCCGTATGACATCAGTGGAAACGATCAG GGAATAGTCTTGGATACTCCTTCAAGGTATCAGTCCCAAACACCTCAAAATCTGGTAACCCCATCACCCAAACCCACCGGCACCCCATTGCATCGACCATCAAAGCCCAGCATGTCCCTCCCTCCCCGGCCGACTAGACCTGTAGATAGAGACCGCGCCCCCAGGGAGACCAGAGGTGAGGAGAGACAGCGAGAGAATGAGATTCACATCCCTACAGCGGTGGCTGATGATAAGATTCCGTTCAGTACAGAGATGGAGGGAAGGCTCGCTAGACCTAACACTGCAGAAG GAAGGAGCTCGTTACAGCGCCCTCACACTGCTGCTGCAAATCTGCACGTCAACTTTGAAAGTGAT GTTCTTTTTGATGGTCATGACACCCCAATACCAAGATATTTGAGCTGTCCAGG CAGTCCAGCAGACTTTAAGGCGCTATATAGGAATGATGGATTACACTTTGAGGACAATTGGCAAGAGAAAATGATTGTCAG ACATCAGATTCTAAAGCAGCAGAAAGAGCAGCGAGCTCAGAGCGCTGCAGACAGGAGACGACTTCTTGAGTTACGAAAGAGACAAAGAAGGAAGGCTCTTCTTGGCCATCATCACTGTGCATCGGATGCAGCAAATGACGCCTCACCTCAAGAAG TGTATGTCACACGATCCGATACATCCTTGCATATGATGAGGAAGCGATGTCAGAGCGCCCCCACTGGCCGGGTTGTGCCATCCTCTCCACCGGTCCAGCCACGGCAGGCATTTGGACAGCAGAAAGAACCAGACTTGAGCTCTGAAAGACCTTACAG